A genomic window from Corynebacterium fournieri includes:
- a CDS encoding carboxymuconolactone decarboxylase family protein, with product MSIENLRGALPEYAKDQKLNLGTLTRSTELSEQQLWGTLLASAAATRNAKVIAEIAEEAKEHLSEEAVEAACGAATVMAMNNVAYRAKNWLGDDYANVKFGLRMNIISKPGVEKADFELWSLAVSTINGCEHCAVAHANTVREEGVTKEQVWEAVKVASVVQAVAQAIAIEDAC from the coding sequence ATGTCCATTGAGAATCTGCGTGGCGCACTGCCCGAGTACGCGAAGGACCAGAAGCTCAACCTCGGTACGCTGACCCGCTCCACCGAGCTCAGCGAGCAGCAGCTCTGGGGTACCCTGCTCGCGTCCGCGGCAGCCACGCGTAACGCGAAGGTCATCGCCGAAATCGCAGAGGAAGCCAAGGAGCACCTCTCCGAGGAAGCTGTGGAGGCCGCTTGCGGCGCCGCCACGGTCATGGCGATGAACAACGTCGCTTACCGCGCGAAGAACTGGTTGGGCGACGACTACGCCAACGTGAAGTTCGGGCTTCGCATGAACATCATCTCGAAGCCGGGCGTGGAAAAGGCGGACTTCGAGCTGTGGTCTTTGGCCGTGTCAACCATCAACGGCTGCGAGCACTGCGCTGTGGCCCACGCGAACACCGTCCGCGAGGAGGGTGTGACCAAGGAGCAGGTCTGGGAGGCCGTCAAGGTCGCCAGCGTGGTCCAGGCTGTGGCCCAGGCAATCGCCATTGAGGACGCGTGCTAA
- a CDS encoding peroxiredoxin yields the protein MPIMTVGERFPEFDLVALKGGNLKEANAASPDDYFENVSLDKYEGKWKIVFFYPKDFTFVCPTEIAAFGKLNEEFEDRDTQVLGGSTDNEYSHFNWRATHEDLLDIPFPMFADVRHDLIRALGVENADGVCDRATFIIDPDGIIQFVSVTPDAVGRNVDEVLRVLDALQSEEVCACDWQKNDPTKNIDKMAVVQESLK from the coding sequence ATGCCGATCATGACTGTTGGGGAGCGCTTCCCGGAGTTCGACCTCGTCGCACTGAAGGGCGGCAACCTGAAGGAAGCAAACGCCGCTTCTCCGGACGACTACTTCGAAAACGTCTCCCTGGATAAGTACGAGGGCAAGTGGAAGATCGTCTTCTTCTACCCGAAGGACTTCACCTTCGTCTGCCCGACCGAGATCGCCGCCTTTGGCAAGCTCAACGAGGAGTTCGAGGACCGCGACACCCAGGTGCTCGGCGGCTCCACCGACAACGAGTACTCCCACTTCAACTGGCGCGCGACCCACGAGGATCTGCTGGACATCCCGTTCCCGATGTTCGCGGACGTGCGCCACGACCTGATCCGTGCTCTCGGCGTGGAAAACGCCGACGGTGTCTGCGACCGTGCCACCTTCATCATCGACCCGGACGGCATCATCCAGTTCGTCTCCGTCACCCCGGACGCTGTCGGCCGCAACGTCGACGAGGTTCTGCGTGTCCTCGACGCACTGCAGTCCGAGGAAGTTTGCGCCTGCGACTGGCAGAAGAACGACCCGACCAAGAACATCGACAAGATGGCCGTGGTCCAGGAGTCCCTGAAGTAA
- a CDS encoding hydrogen peroxide-inducible genes activator, producing the protein MSNKEYKPTLAQLRTFVTVAEQKHFVAAATKLGISQPSLSQALAALETGLGIQLIERSTRRVIVTPTGEQLLPFAKATLEAADAFVAQARGAHGVLAGPLNIGVIPTVAPYILPSLLTLIEDEFPDLKPRIVENQTDELLQRLRDGQIDVAVLATPTAASGVEDIALYDEAFAVVTQPEHPLAGRKDLDLNSLGDIELLLLDDGHCLRDQIVELCKIAEVNRTPGSESVTRAASLTTVVQLVVAGLGSTLVPMSALATECARPGVAVATFADGVDAKRTVGLAMRASSRRRQEFEQLGELVKRALDEATESSRELLPR; encoded by the coding sequence ATGAGCAATAAAGAGTACAAACCGACACTCGCTCAGCTCCGGACCTTTGTCACCGTTGCCGAGCAGAAACACTTCGTCGCCGCGGCAACCAAGCTCGGCATCTCACAGCCGTCGCTGTCCCAGGCGCTCGCCGCTTTAGAGACGGGCCTGGGCATCCAGCTCATCGAACGCTCCACCCGGCGCGTCATTGTCACCCCCACCGGCGAACAGCTGCTGCCTTTTGCCAAGGCGACGCTGGAAGCCGCGGACGCGTTTGTGGCGCAAGCCCGCGGCGCGCACGGCGTGTTGGCAGGCCCGCTCAACATTGGCGTGATCCCCACGGTTGCGCCGTACATCCTGCCGTCGCTGCTCACGCTGATCGAAGATGAATTCCCTGATCTCAAACCGCGCATCGTTGAAAACCAGACCGACGAGTTGCTGCAGAGGCTGCGCGACGGCCAGATCGACGTCGCCGTGCTGGCGACTCCGACCGCGGCCTCGGGGGTGGAGGACATTGCGCTTTACGACGAAGCGTTTGCCGTGGTCACCCAGCCCGAGCACCCGCTGGCGGGGCGCAAGGACCTCGACCTTAACTCGCTGGGCGATATCGAACTTCTCTTACTCGACGACGGTCATTGCCTGCGCGACCAGATCGTGGAGCTGTGCAAGATCGCCGAGGTCAACCGCACCCCCGGCTCGGAATCGGTCACCCGAGCAGCCTCGCTGACCACGGTGGTGCAGCTTGTGGTGGCGGGACTCGGCTCCACGCTTGTGCCCATGTCCGCCCTGGCCACCGAGTGCGCGCGACCGGGGGTCGCCGTAGCCACATTCGCGGACGGAGTGGACGCCAAGCGAACCGTTGGGCTGGCTATGCGGGCGTCCTCGCGCCGCCGCCAGGAATTCGAGCAACTGGGTGAGCTGGTCAAGCGCGCCCTGGATGAAGCGACAGAATCGAGCCGGGAGCTGCTGCCGCGCTAG